In one window of Deinococcus aquiradiocola DNA:
- a CDS encoding DUF3084 domain-containing protein, translating into MLLAFLAFVVLLAGFVAYAADNIARRAGRRHLRLFGLRPKTTALIVAVAAGMGISLASMLAFFALNRQAIRNIEQADLLRRELNTLKGDVKVVRSDLSKAQTERDAANARAEEARAAGQRAVQQLTQAQTALESARTSTARLKSQATTLQGQARDLQARVKTLTALRGALEARAISNRRALLASQAELATSQKNLTGAQGRASTLDRRLSDVQAQITVLDRRNAAAQAQAQSARTRAVQAQAQVDALQDQLAVLDRSRAQVTAQRDQAAGQLRTLQDQLTAARTQAAQARTQAGSAVQQATQARAQLSTLTVQRDTVRKDLAALKATVAGLQAQALALKNDNDTLRLSLSSSQADVKHLEDEYTRATSELSASRNTELSYSKNSIVYGGVVASVRSLDSFLDAAGTAASARGARGAPPARLAAPARQSLESALRGLNASAYVLCRASGNSAAGFAVDLTCDARPNTLIFTHGSVIRRATINLKAGDEALRGQVQDLIGDAVLDLTRRGVPLENVLNGGLNTASLFSLLTRLAERGGSTAVVGVMPRDDVKPSSQVDLYADIVQ; encoded by the coding sequence GTGCTGCTCGCCTTTCTCGCCTTCGTTGTTCTGCTTGCCGGGTTCGTCGCGTACGCCGCCGACAACATCGCGCGGCGCGCCGGTCGCCGTCACCTTCGTCTGTTCGGGCTGCGGCCCAAGACGACGGCCCTGATCGTGGCGGTCGCGGCGGGCATGGGCATCAGTCTGGCGAGCATGCTGGCGTTCTTCGCGCTGAACCGGCAGGCGATCCGCAACATCGAGCAGGCGGACCTGCTGCGCCGCGAACTGAACACCCTGAAAGGCGACGTGAAGGTCGTCCGTTCCGACCTGAGCAAGGCGCAGACGGAACGGGACGCCGCGAACGCCCGCGCCGAGGAGGCCCGCGCGGCCGGACAGCGCGCCGTGCAGCAGCTGACGCAGGCGCAGACGGCGCTGGAGTCGGCGCGGACATCCACCGCGCGCCTGAAGTCGCAGGCGACGACGCTGCAGGGACAGGCGCGTGACCTGCAGGCGCGCGTGAAGACCCTCACGGCGCTGCGCGGCGCGCTGGAGGCGCGCGCCATCAGCAACCGGCGCGCGCTGCTCGCGTCGCAGGCGGAACTGGCGACGTCGCAGAAGAACCTGACCGGCGCGCAGGGCCGCGCCAGCACCCTCGACCGGCGCCTGAGCGACGTGCAGGCGCAGATCACGGTGCTGGACCGCCGCAACGCGGCCGCGCAGGCGCAGGCGCAGAGTGCCAGGACGCGTGCCGTGCAGGCGCAGGCGCAGGTGGACGCCCTGCAGGACCAGCTGGCGGTCCTCGACCGGTCGCGCGCGCAGGTGACGGCGCAGCGCGATCAGGCGGCCGGGCAGCTGCGGACCCTGCAGGACCAGCTGACGGCGGCCCGCACGCAGGCGGCGCAGGCGCGGACGCAGGCGGGCAGCGCGGTGCAGCAGGCGACGCAGGCGCGCGCGCAGCTCTCCACGCTGACGGTGCAGCGCGACACGGTCCGCAAGGACCTCGCGGCGCTCAAGGCGACGGTGGCGGGCCTGCAGGCGCAGGCGCTCGCCCTGAAGAACGACAACGACACGCTGCGCCTGAGCCTGAGCAGTTCGCAGGCAGACGTGAAGCACCTCGAGGACGAGTACACGCGCGCCACCAGCGAGCTGAGCGCGAGCCGCAACACGGAGCTCAGCTACTCCAAGAACAGCATCGTGTACGGCGGCGTGGTCGCGTCCGTCCGCAGCCTCGACAGCTTCCTGGACGCGGCGGGCACGGCGGCGTCCGCGCGGGGTGCGCGCGGCGCGCCGCCCGCGCGGCTCGCGGCCCCGGCACGGCAGTCGCTCGAATCGGCCCTGCGGGGCCTGAACGCCAGCGCGTACGTGCTGTGCCGCGCGAGCGGGAACTCCGCGGCGGGCTTCGCGGTGGACCTGACGTGCGACGCGCGCCCGAACACCCTGATCTTCACGCACGGCAGCGTCATCCGGCGCGCGACCATCAACCTGAAGGCAGGCGACGAGGCGCTGCGCGGGCAGGTGCAGGACCTGATCGGGGACGCGGTGCTGGACCTGACGCGGCGCGGCGTGCCGCTGGAGAACGTGCTGAACGGCGGCCTGAACACCGCGAGCCTCTTCAGTCTGCTGACGCGCCTCGCGGAGCGTGGGGGCAGCACGGCCGTGGTGGGCGTGATGCCGCGCGACGACGTGAAACCGAGCAGTCAGGTGGACCTGTACGCCGACATCGTGCAGTGA
- a CDS encoding DinB family protein, protein MTTIPGRAWVRGVLDVLREAVEGGAPGQGTAFLDGTKADGSGNHGLLATLDALTAAQASEGTALGLSVAAHAAHVAYHMEVMVRWAHGERGPFDWAGSFGSGRVTAREWEALRERVRAAYAALQAQAVLPDGEPEEDAAGGLAGGVAHVAYHLGALRQLVKLLQ, encoded by the coding sequence ATGACGACGATACCTGGGCGGGCGTGGGTGCGGGGCGTACTGGACGTGCTGAGAGAGGCGGTGGAGGGCGGCGCGCCCGGTCAGGGGACGGCGTTCCTGGACGGGACGAAGGCGGACGGGAGCGGCAATCACGGGCTGCTGGCGACGCTGGACGCGCTGACGGCGGCGCAGGCGAGCGAGGGGACGGCGCTGGGCCTGAGCGTGGCGGCCCACGCGGCGCACGTGGCGTACCACATGGAGGTCATGGTGCGCTGGGCGCACGGGGAGCGCGGCCCGTTCGACTGGGCGGGGAGTTTCGGGTCGGGCCGCGTCACGGCGCGGGAGTGGGAGGCGCTGCGGGAGCGGGTGCGGGCGGCGTACGCGGCCCTGCAGGCGCAGGCGGTCCTGCCGGACGGGGAGCCGGAGGAGGACGCGGCGGGCGGTCTCGCGGGGGGCGTCGCGCACGTCGCGTACCACCTGGGCGCGCTGCGTCAGCTGGTGAAACTGCTGCAGTGA
- the hisD gene encoding histidinol dehydrogenase — translation MNILKGEAARAALTRTFSEIPVPDSVLDRNERLFGERLTPEQVVDRILKDVQARGDDALLDWTERLDGFRPDRLEVTADELAAASVAPELHAAIELAISRVRAFYEQQPAHGFLNHGPDGALGQLVRPLGRVGVYVPGGLAPLVSTLIHTAIPAQVAGVPELVVCSPVGRDGDIHPAVLVAARLIGVTRVFRLGGAQAIAALAYGTASVPGVDKIAGPGNLFVVIAKRMVFGQVGIESLPGPTETLVLADDSADARYVAADLLAQAEHLGAEPVLVSTSRELLVAVQAELNGQLEALPEPNRGWARDSVDARMKIVLADTLDEALDLSNVYAPEHLCLLTRDPWSLLGRVQRAGGVFVGESSMEALGDYLAGPSHVMPTGGTARFMSPVNVRDFQNIISVVGINEETLRRVGPAAALLARTEGLEAHARAIESRLNTQG, via the coding sequence ATGAACATCCTGAAAGGTGAGGCGGCCCGTGCCGCCCTGACGCGCACGTTCTCCGAGATTCCCGTGCCGGACAGCGTGCTGGACCGCAACGAGCGGCTGTTCGGAGAACGGCTCACGCCGGAACAGGTGGTGGACCGCATCCTGAAGGACGTGCAGGCGCGCGGCGACGACGCCCTCCTCGACTGGACGGAACGCCTCGACGGGTTCCGCCCGGACCGCCTGGAGGTGACGGCGGACGAACTCGCGGCGGCGAGCGTCGCGCCGGAACTGCACGCCGCGATCGAACTGGCGATCTCGCGCGTGCGGGCCTTCTACGAGCAGCAGCCCGCGCACGGCTTCCTGAACCACGGGCCGGACGGCGCGCTCGGGCAGCTGGTGCGGCCGCTCGGGCGGGTGGGCGTGTACGTGCCGGGCGGCCTCGCGCCGCTCGTCAGCACCCTGATTCACACGGCGATCCCGGCGCAGGTGGCGGGCGTGCCGGAACTCGTCGTGTGCAGCCCCGTGGGCCGCGACGGGGACATTCACCCGGCAGTGCTGGTCGCGGCGCGCCTGATCGGCGTGACGCGCGTGTTCCGGCTGGGCGGCGCGCAGGCCATCGCGGCCCTCGCGTACGGGACGGCGTCCGTGCCGGGCGTCGACAAGATCGCCGGGCCGGGCAACCTGTTCGTGGTGATCGCCAAACGCATGGTGTTCGGCCAGGTGGGCATCGAGAGCCTGCCCGGCCCGACCGAGACGCTGGTCCTCGCGGACGACAGCGCCGACGCGCGCTACGTGGCCGCTGACCTGCTCGCGCAGGCGGAACACCTGGGGGCCGAACCGGTCCTCGTGAGCACCAGCCGCGAGCTGCTGGTGGCCGTACAGGCCGAACTGAACGGTCAGCTGGAGGCCCTGCCGGAACCGAACCGCGGCTGGGCGCGCGACAGCGTGGACGCCCGCATGAAGATCGTGCTGGCGGACACGCTGGACGAGGCGCTCGACCTGTCGAACGTGTACGCGCCCGAGCACCTGTGCCTGCTGACGCGCGACCCGTGGTCCCTGCTGGGGCGCGTGCAGCGGGCGGGCGGCGTGTTCGTCGGCGAGAGCAGCATGGAGGCCCTCGGGGATTACCTGGCCGGGCCGAGTCACGTCATGCCGACGGGCGGCACGGCCCGCTTCATGAGCCCGGTGAACGTGCGTGACTTCCAGAACATCATCTCGGTGGTGGGCATCAACGAGGAGACGCTGCGGCGCGTGGGGCCGGCCGCCGCGCTCCTCGCGCGCACCGAGGGTCTGGAAGCGCACGCGCGCGCCATCGAGTCGCGCCTGAACACGCAAGGCTGA
- a CDS encoding 1,4-dihydroxy-6-naphthoate synthase encodes MTVTPDPATPPSGHPSSALPDQPGQASSGRTDLQLGYSFCPNDTFIFYALSHGRTPSPLPVTEVLEDVQTLNDWAGEARLPITKISYRAYFSVMRDYVALRSGGALGRGVGPLIVARTDLGDLNGLTVASPGALTTAELLLRIVYPGVNVVRMRYDEVMPAVERGEYGGQQVHAGLIIHESRFTYPQHGLTKLLDLGAWWEGETGLPLPLGAILVRRDLPDDTKWALNEAVRASLQYAWTHPQEPKAYIRQHALEMSDDVMQAHIDLYVNTFSDDVGEEGERAVQELYRRAVQAGAVQDTGLPLFVTPQD; translated from the coding sequence ATGACCGTCACGCCAGACCCTGCCACTCCCCCCAGCGGCCACCCTTCCAGCGCCCTCCCGGACCAGCCGGGCCAGGCGTCTTCCGGAAGGACTGACCTGCAGCTGGGGTACTCCTTCTGCCCGAACGACACCTTTATCTTCTACGCCCTGTCGCACGGACGCACCCCGTCCCCGCTGCCGGTCACGGAAGTGCTGGAGGACGTGCAGACCCTCAACGACTGGGCGGGCGAGGCGCGGCTCCCCATCACCAAGATCAGTTACCGCGCGTACTTCAGCGTCATGCGGGACTACGTCGCGCTCCGCAGCGGCGGCGCCCTCGGGCGCGGCGTCGGGCCGCTCATCGTCGCCCGGACGGACCTGGGCGACCTGAACGGCCTGACGGTCGCGTCGCCCGGCGCGCTCACCACCGCCGAACTGCTCCTGCGGATCGTGTACCCCGGCGTGAACGTCGTCCGCATGCGCTACGACGAGGTGATGCCCGCCGTGGAACGCGGTGAGTACGGGGGGCAGCAGGTGCACGCGGGCCTCATCATTCACGAGTCGCGCTTCACGTACCCGCAGCACGGCCTCACGAAGCTCCTCGACCTGGGCGCGTGGTGGGAGGGCGAGACGGGCCTGCCCCTGCCGCTCGGCGCGATCCTCGTGCGGCGCGACCTGCCGGACGACACGAAATGGGCGCTGAACGAAGCGGTCCGCGCGAGCCTGCAGTACGCGTGGACGCACCCGCAGGAACCGAAGGCGTACATCCGTCAGCACGCCCTGGAAATGAGTGACGACGTGATGCAGGCGCACATCGACCTGTACGTCAACACCTTCTCCGACGACGTGGGCGAAGAGGGCGAACGTGCCGTGCAGGAACTGTACCGGCGGGCCGTCCAGGCAGGCGCCGTGCAGGACACCGGCCTGCCGCTCTTCGTGACGCCGCAGGACTGA
- a CDS encoding phosphopentomutase, with the protein MKFTIIVLDSVGVGALPDAASFGSPPGDGGSHTLNHTLARTGVQLPNLARLGLGRLPTVQGVPDAGDVTGAFGRMLEVSPGKDTSTGHWEFMGVQLTHPFQVFPDGFPPAVMDAFNAATGRGFLCNRPYSGTDVIRDFGPEHLRTGDPIVYTSADSVFQIAAHVDVVPVETLYEWCRAAREILQGEYAVARVIARPFRGSAPDFERAGELRHDYSLTPPPTVLTALRAAGRDVVGIGKIPDIYDHQGFSEEIHTDDNPDGIRKTLTRMRSDFDGLVFTNLVDFDAKYGHRRDPAGYGAALAAFDAALPDLMAAVPDDGALVIISDHGNDPTWHGSDHTREYGMLLAYRPGLGAVDLGERATFADVGATVAEALGAAWDGPGTSFWGQLQ; encoded by the coding sequence ATGAAGTTCACCATCATCGTTCTGGATTCGGTGGGCGTGGGGGCCCTGCCCGACGCCGCCAGTTTCGGCTCTCCTCCCGGCGACGGCGGGTCGCACACCCTGAACCACACGCTGGCGCGGACCGGCGTGCAGCTTCCGAACCTCGCGCGGCTCGGCCTGGGCCGACTGCCGACCGTGCAGGGCGTGCCGGACGCGGGGGACGTGACGGGCGCGTTCGGGCGGATGCTGGAGGTCAGCCCCGGCAAGGACACCAGCACCGGGCACTGGGAGTTCATGGGCGTGCAGCTGACGCATCCCTTCCAGGTGTTCCCGGACGGGTTCCCACCCGCCGTGATGGACGCCTTCAATGCCGCGACGGGGCGGGGGTTCCTGTGCAACCGGCCGTACAGCGGCACGGACGTCATCCGGGATTTCGGGCCGGAGCACCTGCGGACGGGGGACCCCATCGTGTACACCAGTGCCGACAGCGTCTTCCAGATCGCGGCGCACGTGGACGTGGTGCCGGTGGAGACGCTGTACGAGTGGTGCCGCGCGGCGCGTGAGATCCTGCAGGGCGAGTACGCGGTGGCGCGCGTGATCGCGCGGCCTTTCCGGGGGAGCGCGCCGGACTTCGAGCGGGCGGGCGAGCTGCGGCACGACTACTCGCTGACGCCGCCCCCGACGGTCCTGACGGCGCTGCGCGCGGCGGGCCGGGACGTGGTCGGCATCGGCAAGATTCCCGACATCTACGATCATCAGGGGTTCAGCGAGGAGATCCACACGGACGACAACCCGGACGGTATCCGCAAGACGCTCACGCGCATGCGCTCGGACTTCGACGGGCTGGTGTTCACGAACCTCGTGGATTTCGACGCGAAGTACGGGCACCGGCGCGACCCGGCCGGGTACGGCGCGGCCCTCGCGGCTTTCGACGCGGCCCTGCCGGACCTGATGGCGGCCGTGCCGGACGACGGAGCGCTCGTGATCATCTCGGATCACGGGAACGACCCCACGTGGCACGGCAGCGACCACACCCGCGAGTACGGGATGCTGCTCGCGTACCGCCCCGGGCTGGGCGCGGTGGACCTGGGGGAGCGCGCGACGTTCGCGGACGTGGGCGCCACGGTCGCCGAGGCGCTCGGTGCGGCGTGGGACGGTCCCGGCACGAGCTTCTGGGGTCAGCTGCAGTGA
- a CDS encoding SDR family oxidoreductase, whose translation MTDHKGAEGKVLFITGASMGIGAAVARHAVQAGYRVVLTARSLDRLEVLAAELGQEKALALKVDVTEWTELEAAVQATLERFGRLDAAFANAGFTAGTGRYASGDPTPNEWRDMILTNVLGAALTARATLPEIVKARGHFFLVGSVAGRVANPGPYSATKWAISGMGDSIRKEVSGQGVRVTIVEPGRVDTEFWRNGRPDAAFLHEDDVARAVLYALTQPEHVAINELLIRPTTQDV comes from the coding sequence ATGACCGATCACAAGGGCGCGGAAGGCAAAGTCCTCTTCATCACGGGGGCCAGCATGGGAATTGGCGCGGCGGTCGCGCGGCACGCCGTGCAGGCCGGGTACCGCGTGGTGCTCACGGCCCGCAGCCTTGACCGGCTGGAGGTCCTGGCGGCCGAACTCGGCCAGGAAAAGGCGCTGGCCCTGAAGGTGGACGTGACCGAGTGGACGGAACTGGAGGCGGCCGTGCAGGCCACCCTGGAGCGCTTCGGGCGGCTGGACGCGGCCTTCGCGAACGCGGGCTTCACGGCCGGGACCGGCAGGTACGCGAGCGGCGACCCCACCCCGAACGAGTGGCGGGACATGATCCTCACCAACGTGCTCGGCGCGGCCCTCACTGCACGCGCGACCCTGCCGGAGATCGTGAAGGCGCGGGGGCATTTCTTTCTGGTGGGCAGCGTCGCCGGACGCGTCGCCAACCCCGGCCCGTACAGCGCCACCAAGTGGGCGATCTCCGGGATGGGCGACAGCATCCGCAAGGAAGTGAGCGGGCAGGGCGTGCGCGTCACCATCGTCGAGCCGGGCCGGGTGGACACGGAATTCTGGCGGAACGGCAGGCCGGACGCGGCGTTCCTGCACGAGGACGACGTGGCGCGCGCCGTGCTGTACGCCCTGACGCAGCCGGAACACGTCGCCATCAACGAACTGCTCATCCGTCCCACCACCCAGGACGTCTGA
- a CDS encoding acetamidase/formamidase family protein yields the protein MTGTHHLGTQSVHTVWDAALTPALTVRSGDTVTLDTLDASYGSVARRVQAGELALPAHLAPDLRDAVLAAAYPVRPSTGGLRGHPLTGPVHVQGAEPGDTLAIDILDVRPAAWGWTGCRPDGIGLLDRALAPHLPAGGYTHVWDLRARTYTDFRPGIRVPLAPFPGVIGVAPAAPGPHVTSPPRQVGGNMDIRQLVSGSTLYLPVEVPGALLSAGDLHAAQGDGELSGTGIEMDGQLTLRVTVMRDHPVRTPEFRAPPEPTGLWSAGSYAATGHAPDLMDAARTALQGLLAYMTRTHALSVPDAYILASACVDLRISQIVDAPNYTVSALLPLSIFG from the coding sequence ATGACCGGCACGCACCACCTGGGAACGCAGTCCGTCCACACCGTCTGGGACGCCGCCCTCACGCCCGCCCTCACCGTGCGGAGCGGCGACACCGTCACGCTCGACACGCTGGACGCGTCGTACGGCAGCGTCGCCCGGCGCGTCCAGGCGGGCGAACTCGCCCTGCCCGCCCACCTCGCCCCGGACCTGCGGGACGCCGTGCTCGCGGCCGCGTACCCGGTCCGGCCTTCCACGGGCGGCTTGCGCGGCCACCCGCTCACCGGGCCCGTCCACGTGCAGGGGGCCGAGCCGGGCGACACGCTCGCCATCGACATTCTGGACGTGCGGCCCGCCGCGTGGGGCTGGACCGGCTGCCGTCCGGACGGCATCGGCCTGCTCGACCGGGCGCTCGCGCCGCACCTCCCGGCGGGCGGGTACACGCACGTCTGGGACCTGCGCGCCCGCACGTACACGGATTTCCGGCCCGGCATCCGCGTGCCGCTCGCACCGTTTCCCGGCGTCATCGGTGTCGCGCCTGCCGCGCCCGGCCCGCACGTCACCAGTCCGCCCCGGCAGGTGGGCGGCAACATGGACATCCGGCAGCTCGTGAGCGGCAGCACCCTCTACCTGCCCGTCGAGGTGCCGGGCGCCCTGCTGAGCGCCGGGGACCTGCACGCCGCGCAGGGCGACGGCGAACTGAGCGGCACCGGCATCGAGATGGACGGCCAGCTCACGCTGCGCGTCACGGTTATGCGGGACCATCCCGTCCGCACCCCGGAGTTCCGCGCGCCGCCCGAACCGACCGGCCTGTGGAGCGCCGGGAGTTACGCCGCGACCGGTCACGCGCCCGACCTGATGGACGCCGCCCGCACCGCCCTGCAGGGCCTGCTCGCGTACATGACGCGCACGCACGCGCTGAGTGTGCCAGACGCGTACATCCTGGCGAGCGCGTGCGTGGACCTCCGCATCAGTCAGATCGTGGACGCCCCCAACTACACCGTGAGCGCCCTCCTGCCGCTCAGCATCTTCGGGTGA
- a CDS encoding GNAT family N-acetyltransferase, whose product MLTFHTARLRLPELTPDLMQARLNLAPDASGFTHTLHLDGHDHLIGVPATWPGDALPLLPHLLAAGGPSGQFVLVRRQDRLAIGLMGQKGDPDGQGDLEIGYGLNPDARGEGYATEALRALLPHWHDLPGVRRVTAFTAPHNPASARVLQKAGFTHIGQADDPDGDDGPLLWWASR is encoded by the coding sequence ATGCTGACCTTCCACACGGCCCGCCTGCGCCTGCCAGAACTCACGCCGGACCTCATGCAGGCCCGCCTGAACCTCGCTCCGGACGCCTCCGGCTTCACGCACACCCTGCACCTGGACGGGCACGACCACCTGATCGGCGTGCCCGCTACATGGCCCGGCGACGCGCTCCCGCTGCTGCCGCACCTGCTCGCCGCCGGTGGACCCAGCGGGCAGTTCGTGCTCGTGCGCCGCCAGGACCGCCTCGCCATCGGCCTGATGGGACAGAAGGGCGACCCGGACGGACAGGGCGACCTGGAGATCGGGTACGGCCTGAACCCCGACGCGCGCGGCGAAGGCTACGCCACCGAGGCGCTCCGGGCGCTCCTGCCGCACTGGCACGACCTGCCCGGCGTGCGGCGCGTCACGGCCTTCACCGCCCCGCACAACCCCGCCAGTGCCCGCGTCCTCCAGAAGGCCGGTTTCACGCACATCGGCCAGGCCGACGACCCGGACGGCGACGACGGCCCCCTGCTGTGGTGGGCATCCCGCTGA
- a CDS encoding DUF3108 domain-containing protein, with translation MSVRGGVAGPESFAYTLTLGGRYAGTQEWVVRPERSGVVTRVQTEFGGALPAARKVQESRLDPASGQSVAYAEAEGGNRRPHFETLFDAATGLVTLRQGKDEATQPLVEGYHDPLSLLLWLRSRPQEAASVPLTVRMVGGRVHVQALPDSDVHGLAAHVYFLRPGGAYVYVERDAPHRLLRLIQPSDFGPVEALLTLEHAGARREHSRAGGARDAVRGERPPPGKPRRRR, from the coding sequence GTGAGCGTGCGGGGCGGGGTGGCGGGACCGGAGAGTTTCGCGTACACCCTGACGCTCGGCGGGCGGTACGCGGGCACGCAGGAGTGGGTGGTGCGGCCGGAGCGTTCCGGCGTCGTGACGCGCGTGCAGACGGAGTTCGGCGGGGCGCTCCCGGCGGCCCGGAAGGTGCAGGAGTCGCGGCTCGACCCGGCGTCCGGGCAGAGCGTGGCGTACGCGGAGGCGGAGGGCGGGAATCGCCGCCCGCACTTCGAGACGCTGTTCGACGCGGCGACCGGCCTCGTCACGCTGCGGCAGGGCAAGGACGAGGCGACGCAGCCGCTGGTGGAGGGGTACCACGACCCGCTGTCGCTGCTGCTGTGGCTGCGTTCGCGTCCGCAGGAGGCCGCGTCCGTGCCGCTCACCGTACGCATGGTGGGTGGGCGCGTGCACGTGCAGGCCCTGCCGGACAGCGATGTGCACGGTCTCGCGGCGCACGTGTACTTCCTGCGGCCCGGCGGGGCGTACGTGTACGTGGAGCGGGACGCGCCGCACCGCCTGCTGCGCCTGATCCAGCCGAGCGATTTCGGTCCGGTGGAGGCCCTGCTGACGCTGGAGCACGCGGGCGCTCGCCGCGAGCATTCCCGCGCCGGGGGCGCGCGTGACGCCGTGCGCGGCGAGCGCCCGCCGCCCGGCAAGCCGCGCCGTCGCCGCTGA
- the mdlC gene encoding benzoylformate decarboxylase → MPTVREVTFNLLRQLGLTTIFGNPGSTEEPFLKDFPADFRYVLALQEASAVGMADGYAQGSGRPALVNLHTAPGVGNGMGNIITAARNKTPLIITAGQQTRRTLLMEAFLSNVRATELPLPHVKWSYEPVRAQDVPAAFMRAYAEAVQAPAGPVFLSLPLDDWDQEAEGEAVLRSVSGRVAPDPERLELVAAALRGARNPALVMGAGVDRSGGWGAGVALAETLGCAVYGAPIAERLGFPTTHPQYRGPLPFAILPLGRALAPHDVVVVVGAEVFRYYPYVPGEYLAGGTRVWQLTDDPAEAARAPVGDSVIGDARLCLEGLSAHLADFVPGWGRAVSASPPPAATPDGGPATVPPSPAPAPGDARLTARDLFALVAQERPDDSVVVQEVPSSIPALMRHLKFSGPGRYFTMASGGLGFGLPAAVGLALAERDGGRGWPVLAFIGDGSLHYSVQALWSAAQLGVRVVVVVPRNGEYGILKMFARQEGTPGVPGLDLPGLDAVRIAQGYGVTALAARTADEVRSALRDALRRDGPTLIEVPVTPEPGKLLG, encoded by the coding sequence ATGCCTACCGTCCGTGAGGTCACGTTCAACCTGCTGCGTCAGCTGGGCCTGACCACCATCTTCGGCAATCCCGGCAGTACCGAGGAGCCGTTCCTGAAGGACTTCCCCGCAGATTTCCGGTATGTGCTGGCACTGCAGGAGGCGAGCGCGGTCGGGATGGCGGACGGGTACGCGCAGGGGTCGGGGAGGCCCGCGCTGGTGAACCTGCACACGGCTCCGGGCGTGGGAAACGGGATGGGGAACATCATCACGGCGGCGCGCAACAAGACGCCGCTGATCATCACGGCGGGACAGCAGACGCGCAGGACGCTGCTGATGGAGGCGTTCCTGAGCAACGTGCGCGCCACGGAGCTGCCGCTCCCACACGTGAAGTGGAGTTACGAGCCGGTGCGGGCGCAGGACGTGCCGGCCGCGTTCATGCGGGCGTACGCGGAGGCGGTGCAGGCGCCGGCGGGGCCGGTGTTCCTGTCGTTGCCGCTCGACGACTGGGACCAGGAGGCGGAGGGGGAAGCGGTGCTGCGGAGCGTGTCCGGGCGGGTCGCGCCGGACCCGGAACGGCTGGAGCTGGTGGCGGCGGCCCTGCGGGGCGCGCGGAATCCGGCGCTGGTGATGGGGGCGGGCGTGGACCGCAGCGGCGGGTGGGGGGCGGGCGTGGCGCTGGCGGAGACGCTGGGGTGCGCGGTGTACGGCGCGCCGATCGCGGAGCGGCTGGGGTTCCCGACCACGCACCCGCAGTACCGTGGGCCGCTGCCGTTCGCGATTCTGCCGCTGGGGCGGGCGCTCGCGCCGCATGACGTGGTGGTGGTGGTGGGCGCGGAGGTGTTCCGGTACTACCCGTACGTGCCGGGAGAGTACCTGGCGGGCGGGACGAGGGTTTGGCAGCTGACGGACGATCCGGCGGAGGCGGCGCGCGCGCCGGTGGGGGACAGCGTGATCGGGGACGCGCGCCTGTGCCTGGAGGGGCTGTCGGCGCATCTCGCGGACTTCGTGCCGGGGTGGGGGCGGGCGGTGAGCGCGTCTCCCCCTCCCGCCGCCACGCCGGACGGGGGGCCGGCGACCGTGCCGCCTTCTCCTGCTCCCGCACCGGGGGACGCCCGCCTGACGGCGCGGGACCTGTTCGCGCTGGTGGCGCAGGAACGGCCCGACGATTCGGTGGTGGTGCAGGAGGTGCCGAGCAGCATTCCGGCCCTGATGCGGCACCTGAAGTTCAGCGGGCCGGGCCGGTACTTCACGATGGCGAGCGGCGGGCTGGGCTTCGGGCTGCCCGCCGCGGTGGGTCTGGCCCTCGCGGAGCGGGACGGGGGGCGTGGGTGGCCGGTGCTGGCGTTCATCGGGGACGGGTCGCTGCACTACAGCGTGCAGGCGCTGTGGTCGGCGGCGCAGCTGGGCGTGCGGGTGGTGGTGGTCGTGCCGCGCAACGGCGAGTACGGCATCCTGAAGATGTTCGCGCGGCAGGAAGGCACGCCGGGCGTGCCGGGCCTGGACCTGCCGGGCCTGGACGCCGTGCGGATCGCGCAGGGGTACGGCGTGACGGCCCTGGCGGCACGGACGGCGGACGAGGTGAGGTCGGCGCTGAGGGACGCGCTGCGGCGGGACGGTCCGACCCTGATCGAGGTGCCGGTCACGCCGGAACCCGGCAAGCTGCTCGGCTGA